The following proteins come from a genomic window of bacterium:
- a CDS encoding M20/M25/M40 family metallo-hydrolase, whose protein sequence is MTEGISLYTRKVRKEFEAMLKKLVEIPSVSADPARKTDIQRTADVAEKLLLSEGADAQQIQTKGNPVVVGLFAMPGARSAVTIYNHLDVQPADEPEWKRDPFIFKKQGDKYFGRGSTDDKGPALTALLAARYAKQNRIPINIQFVWELEEEIGSPHFEEFLKKQKDELKTDSVVVIDSVWVSAKRPCIFYALRGNITGSMILETAGHAVHSGVTGGVARNPLFELCKVAAQCYDADSSKILIPGFYEGIVEPTPAELSNFRKSGFRLKEWAKSYGLKKIQVKDRDEAFKRIWCRPTFEVVGITGGYTGPGVKTAIPGRAELKFSCRLAPNQNPKQICKQLKAHIRKINPDVRVHFHSALRPYLGAFSGSYAQVASDAFLHGFSRRPAFARAGGSDGAIILLQEYLKAPITLMGLSLPEHGYHAPNEYFDWGQAAGGIKTLVKYFELAAKL, encoded by the coding sequence ATGACTGAAGGAATTAGCCTTTACACAAGAAAAGTTCGAAAAGAATTCGAAGCGATGCTGAAGAAGCTTGTGGAAATTCCATCTGTAAGCGCTGATCCGGCAAGGAAGACGGATATACAACGAACGGCGGATGTTGCAGAAAAATTGTTGCTCTCCGAAGGCGCGGACGCGCAGCAGATCCAAACAAAAGGGAATCCGGTAGTTGTCGGACTCTTCGCAATGCCGGGTGCCAGAAGCGCCGTCACGATTTATAACCACCTGGACGTTCAACCGGCTGATGAGCCGGAATGGAAGCGGGATCCTTTTATATTCAAGAAACAAGGCGACAAGTATTTCGGCCGAGGTAGCACCGATGACAAAGGGCCGGCGCTCACTGCCCTTCTTGCTGCGCGTTATGCGAAACAGAACCGAATTCCAATCAATATTCAATTTGTCTGGGAACTCGAAGAAGAGATTGGATCTCCTCACTTTGAAGAGTTTCTGAAGAAGCAGAAGGATGAGTTAAAAACCGACTCCGTCGTTGTGATCGATTCCGTTTGGGTTTCCGCAAAGAGGCCGTGCATTTTTTACGCATTGCGTGGCAATATCACCGGCTCGATGATTCTGGAAACCGCTGGTCACGCGGTTCATTCAGGCGTTACCGGTGGCGTTGCCCGGAATCCCCTTTTCGAACTTTGCAAAGTTGCCGCTCAGTGTTATGACGCGGATTCCAGCAAGATTCTCATCCCCGGTTTCTATGAAGGCATTGTCGAACCGACTCCAGCAGAGCTTTCCAATTTTCGAAAGTCCGGTTTCCGGTTGAAAGAATGGGCGAAAAGTTACGGGTTGAAGAAGATTCAGGTCAAAGATCGCGACGAAGCGTTCAAAAGAATCTGGTGCCGCCCGACATTTGAAGTGGTTGGAATTACAGGTGGATACACCGGTCCAGGAGTCAAGACAGCAATTCCGGGACGAGCTGAACTGAAATTCAGTTGCCGGCTTGCACCCAATCAGAATCCGAAACAAATCTGCAAGCAACTCAAAGCGCATATCCGGAAAATAAATCCGGACGTGAGAGTACACTTTCATTCCGCGCTTCGTCCTTATCTTGGAGCTTTTTCCGGCAGCTATGCTCAAGTGGCGTCCGACGCTTTTCTGCATGGCTTTTCGCGGCGGCCCGCATTTGCGCGCGCCGGCGGCTCGGATGGGGCAATCATTCTGTTGCAAGAATATCTAAAAGCCCCGATCACTCTCATGGGGCTATCCTTACCCGAGCACGGGTATCACGCACCTAATGAATACTTTGATTGGGGGCAGGCTGCCGGCGGCATCAAAACGTTAGTGAAGTATTTTGAGCTGGCGGCTAAGCTCTAG
- a CDS encoding DUF4878 domain-containing protein produces MLRTVAFLCFLLAAVSVFGGTAKGNFVLDGKTYAINSVQARTDESPFEKSKKDILVLLTDQPVAESDFDLYNLDTLAESGKLHGILVRLDDEKQATGLIVLGTVQRSGNSVCNFEPTKFDLSRVAGKVYLAEPDESFGRKYTFDVEFDTDVKDKIAPALDETSGTPLPPDGGEPGKAFREYEKAIQSGNPQELKKYIVPEQAKKLDDPQAANMLGLMKMMRATEVKIVKGLLQGDRAILTVEGKDPVSNNKTSGSVRMVKLDGKWILEKESWTSSN; encoded by the coding sequence ATGTTACGTACAGTCGCTTTCCTGTGTTTTCTTCTGGCAGCAGTGTCTGTATTCGGCGGAACCGCAAAAGGAAACTTTGTTCTGGATGGTAAAACCTATGCAATTAATTCAGTTCAAGCCAGAACTGATGAAAGTCCATTTGAAAAAAGCAAGAAAGATATTCTTGTTTTACTGACGGATCAGCCGGTGGCGGAGAGTGATTTTGATCTGTACAACCTGGATACACTCGCTGAGTCCGGAAAACTTCACGGGATTCTTGTTCGCCTGGATGATGAAAAACAGGCTACAGGATTGATCGTTCTCGGTACCGTGCAGCGATCGGGGAACTCTGTTTGCAATTTCGAACCCACGAAGTTTGATCTGTCCCGTGTCGCTGGAAAGGTCTATTTGGCCGAACCGGATGAAAGCTTTGGACGCAAATACACATTCGATGTGGAATTTGATACAGACGTGAAAGACAAGATAGCACCTGCATTGGATGAGACCTCGGGTACACCGTTGCCTCCGGATGGTGGAGAGCCCGGCAAAGCCTTTCGCGAGTATGAAAAAGCAATTCAATCCGGAAACCCCCAGGAGCTCAAAAAATACATAGTGCCTGAACAGGCCAAGAAACTGGATGATCCTCAGGCAGCCAACATGCTCGGGTTGATGAAAATGATGCGCGCAACCGAAGTGAAAATTGTGAAGGGTTTATTGCAAGGGGATCGCGCAATCTTGACCGTGGAAGGGAAGGATCCCGTTTCCAATAACAAAACTAGCGGGTCGGTCAGAATGGTGAAACTCGATGGTAAGTGGATCCTGGAAAAAGAGAGCTGGACCTCTTCAAACTGA